One segment of Natranaeroarchaeum aerophilus DNA contains the following:
- a CDS encoding 4a-hydroxytetrahydrobiopterin dehydratase translates to MADLLSDDEISEQLPDEWERDGDEIVRVYEFDEYLRGVAFAQMVGEISEAEFHHPTIEIRYKKVEIRFTSHEEGGITDQDIHMAELIESEHS, encoded by the coding sequence ATGGCTGACCTGCTATCCGACGACGAGATCAGCGAGCAACTCCCTGACGAGTGGGAACGAGACGGCGACGAGATCGTCCGTGTCTACGAGTTCGACGAGTATCTCCGTGGTGTCGCCTTCGCTCAGATGGTTGGTGAGATCTCGGAAGCAGAGTTTCACCACCCGACGATCGAGATCCGCTACAAGAAAGTCGAGATCCGCTTTACCAGCCACGAGGAAGGCGGGATCACGGATCAGGACATCCACATGGCGGAGCTGATCGAGTCAGAACACAGCTGA
- a CDS encoding HAD family hydrolase — translation MVPDYDFWLLDLDGTLVDVEPAYVYDVLDEVGRRLGQEFTTRQAELLWHGYGGQRDQLLRQLDIDPQRFWATFHEVEDPTTRAESTFLYEDAEFVGDLDRPTGLVTHCQNYLTGPVLDHHDIADWFDTVICCTDDLGWKPDPAPVERAMTDLGVAHNGHTGALVGDSAEDIGAARNAGLDGIHVQRYDPNERGFVVWGDRRIRSFEELGPVPY, via the coding sequence ATGGTGCCCGACTACGACTTCTGGCTGCTCGATCTCGACGGTACGCTCGTCGATGTCGAACCCGCCTACGTCTACGACGTGCTCGACGAGGTAGGACGGCGGCTCGGTCAGGAGTTTACGACTCGGCAGGCCGAGCTGCTCTGGCACGGCTACGGCGGGCAGCGCGACCAGCTGCTGCGACAGCTGGATATCGACCCCCAGCGGTTCTGGGCTACCTTCCACGAGGTCGAGGACCCAACCACCCGCGCCGAGTCGACGTTCCTGTACGAGGACGCCGAATTCGTCGGCGACCTCGACCGGCCGACCGGCCTCGTCACGCACTGCCAGAACTACCTGACCGGTCCGGTATTGGACCACCACGATATCGCCGACTGGTTCGACACGGTGATCTGCTGTACGGACGACCTGGGGTGGAAGCCCGACCCAGCACCGGTAGAGCGTGCCATGACCGACCTCGGCGTCGCGCACAACGGCCACACCGGGGCGCTCGTCGGCGACAGCGCGGAGGACATCGGTGCAGCCCGAAACGCCGGACTCGACGGGATCCACGTCCAGCGATACGACCCGAACGAGCGCGGCTTCGTCGTGTGGGGTGACCGGCGGATCCGTTCGTTCGAGGAGCTTGGCCCGGTTCCCTACTGA
- a CDS encoding twin-arginine translocation signal domain-containing protein: MVSRRGFLSGVASTGAVAIAGCSSSSVPVIGGDSGPEDAVEQYLTAGQSGDIEAANEVLHPESSIYPVEEGDLENEDDFTVNDIDQVSTRERVEWEMEQFGDSGDEATEEEIQDRVERLDQDAEEELDELGADDYAWVLVSLQGDDDDEDEEVPLVTVQDDGDWYLLL, translated from the coding sequence ATGGTAAGCAGACGTGGATTTTTGTCAGGAGTTGCCAGTACAGGCGCAGTTGCAATTGCAGGGTGTAGTAGCAGTAGTGTACCAGTTATTGGAGGAGACAGTGGCCCGGAAGATGCGGTTGAGCAATATCTCACTGCCGGACAGTCCGGTGATATCGAAGCCGCAAATGAGGTATTACATCCCGAATCCAGTATATACCCAGTTGAAGAAGGAGACCTTGAGAATGAAGATGATTTCACCGTTAACGACATAGATCAGGTTTCAACGAGAGAGCGGGTTGAATGGGAGATGGAACAATTCGGCGACTCAGGGGATGAAGCAACCGAAGAAGAAATTCAGGATCGGGTAGAGAGACTGGACCAAGACGCTGAGGAGGAACTCGATGAATTGGGTGCAGACGATTACGCTTGGGTTCTGGTGTCTCTACAGGGGGACGATGACGATGAGGATGAAGAAGTACCACTTGTGACGGTTCAAGATGACGGCGATTGGTATCTTCTGCTGTAA
- the lwrS gene encoding LWR-salt protein yields the protein MDARYVFAVEFRIPTPSAELRLDPATFETKLYRAANPPGEDGWLFFRDNLWRGAVGDEEHMCKIASEKLGVDVESVEYRAFETDDAYLDELKTEIARDLDQFNADSVSEVLSKYFKGSLEVR from the coding sequence GTGGACGCCCGCTACGTCTTCGCCGTGGAGTTCCGGATCCCGACACCGTCTGCGGAGCTACGGCTCGATCCGGCAACCTTCGAGACGAAACTCTATCGCGCGGCCAACCCGCCGGGCGAGGACGGCTGGCTGTTCTTCCGGGACAACCTCTGGCGCGGCGCTGTCGGCGACGAGGAACACATGTGCAAAATTGCCTCGGAGAAACTCGGCGTCGACGTCGAGTCGGTCGAGTACCGCGCATTCGAGACCGACGACGCCTATCTGGACGAACTGAAAACCGAGATTGCGAGGGATCTCGATCAGTTCAACGCCGACAGCGTCAGCGAGGTGCTGTCGAAATACTTCAAGGGATCGCTGGAAGTCCGGTGA